Proteins encoded by one window of Juglans regia cultivar Chandler chromosome 15, Walnut 2.0, whole genome shotgun sequence:
- the LOC108986742 gene encoding uncharacterized protein LOC108986742 isoform X2 — MLGKSMASPLLTFGSATSYYSYTLNMNFSNGLPPDVLRGAWSTNSSPRKWVIRSTAQIESLALSDEDRKMWEASRQVLSAFNFSIEEEDKILGKAFGQLHSPYWGEDRKKEVPKSETVNEILDYLRALSLSDDDLGKLLKKFPEVLGCNLEHELKTNVQVLEKEWGIKGKSLRNLLLRNPKVLGYNVDCKGDCMAQCTRCWVRF, encoded by the exons ATGCTGGGGAAATCAATGGCTTCTCCTCTTTTGACCTTCGGTTCTGCAACATCCTATTACTCTTATACC TTAAATATGAACTTCTCCAATGGTCTTCCACCAGATGTGCTCAGGGGAGCTTGGTCCACCAATTCTTCTCCTAGGAAGTGGGTAATACGTTCAACTGCCCAAATTGAAAGTTTAGCCTTGAGTGATGAAGATAGGAAGATGTGGGAAGCTAGCAGGCAAGTCCTATCTGCATTTAATTTCAGTATTGAGGAGGAAGACAAGATACTTGGAAAAGCATTTGGCCAGCTTCATTCCCCTTACTGGGGTGAAGACCGTAAAAAAGAAGTACCAAAATCTGAAACTGTAAATGAGATATTGGACTATCTTAGAGCTTTAAGCCTTTCGGATGATGATCTCGGCAAGTTGCTGAAAAAATTTCCTGAAGTTCTTGGATGTAATCTTGAACATGAGTTAAAAACCAATGTGCAGGTCTTGGAAAAGGAATGGGGTATTAAAGGGAAGTCTCTTCGTAACCTTCTTCTTCGAAACCCGAAAGTATTGGGTTATAATGTGGATTGTAAGGGAGATTGTATGGCACAGTGCACTCGATGCTGGGTTCGGTTTTAG
- the LOC108986742 gene encoding uncharacterized protein LOC108986742 isoform X1 translates to MLGKSMASPLLTFGSATSYYSYTPDLATTKPNIMQLNMNFSNGLPPDVLRGAWSTNSSPRKWVIRSTAQIESLALSDEDRKMWEASRQVLSAFNFSIEEEDKILGKAFGQLHSPYWGEDRKKEVPKSETVNEILDYLRALSLSDDDLGKLLKKFPEVLGCNLEHELKTNVQVLEKEWGIKGKSLRNLLLRNPKVLGYNVDCKGDCMAQCTRCWVRF, encoded by the exons ATGCTGGGGAAATCAATGGCTTCTCCTCTTTTGACCTTCGGTTCTGCAACATCCTATTACTCTTATACC CCTGATCTTGCAACTACTAAGCCAAATATCATGCAGTTAAATATGAACTTCTCCAATGGTCTTCCACCAGATGTGCTCAGGGGAGCTTGGTCCACCAATTCTTCTCCTAGGAAGTGGGTAATACGTTCAACTGCCCAAATTGAAAGTTTAGCCTTGAGTGATGAAGATAGGAAGATGTGGGAAGCTAGCAGGCAAGTCCTATCTGCATTTAATTTCAGTATTGAGGAGGAAGACAAGATACTTGGAAAAGCATTTGGCCAGCTTCATTCCCCTTACTGGGGTGAAGACCGTAAAAAAGAAGTACCAAAATCTGAAACTGTAAATGAGATATTGGACTATCTTAGAGCTTTAAGCCTTTCGGATGATGATCTCGGCAAGTTGCTGAAAAAATTTCCTGAAGTTCTTGGATGTAATCTTGAACATGAGTTAAAAACCAATGTGCAGGTCTTGGAAAAGGAATGGGGTATTAAAGGGAAGTCTCTTCGTAACCTTCTTCTTCGAAACCCGAAAGTATTGGGTTATAATGTGGATTGTAAGGGAGATTGTATGGCACAGTGCACTCGATGCTGGGTTCGGTTTTAG